The stretch of DNA NNCATTTCTGTTCTAATGTGTTTGCTCTTTGGACGACCTTTCGCGACTCTCcgcattagtggattgtgacacaccttaacaccttcatattgTGGCCAATATCCTTGGTTTGGTATGGGTTGGAACACTTCATCATAGACTTTTAATACCGATTCCACTTTATACACATCAGGTATAAGGCTCCAATAATTATACTTTATGCTAGAGCATGCTgctatgacatgtgaacaaggcatatgtttagcttgatatattccacaatcgcaccacttgttagaaaggtttacactgaaatgaccaattggtcgccctTCTCTTGGAACCACTGTCTCGTGCaccatgaaagtatggttgctCCGATCAAAACTATCCACCCTATGACTATTGGATTTACTTATTTCGAATTTCATAAAATCTATGCAAGGTTTTGTGTATACTTgaccagaagctaaaattgatgcgTGTTGTTTTCCCGTGGTTGGAAATAGTGTCCCTGTTTTAAAATAAGTCGATTGCACCAAAGCAGTGATGGGAAGGTTGCGCGGGCCTTTTAATACTGCGTTGATTGACTCCACAAGGTTGGTTGTCATCTGACCCCAACGACTACCTCCATCGAatgcttgaatccaatcttgtcgaggtatgttgtctaaccatttcaaagaaTCCGGATTTAGCATGTCGATTTCTCTACggtagtatcgatatgtagGCTCGTTGATAGAGTAACCTGTATTAAAACAGTagacaattatataaattgagaataaaattattaaaaattaagaaaattataaaaattaagaatgaaactattacccatagaaataacttttttcttcaaagcattGTCTTTAAATTCCCTTGTAAAATTTTGTGCAATATGTCGGACGCAGAACATATGCTTTGACGGAGGATCTTGCCACCCATTATTcggattattataagcactctTAATAGATTCATGTCTATcggaaatcaaacaaatgttggcttgtggagtgacaaattttctcaaatttctcaaaaagaaactccaaccttcttttgtctcaccttccacaataGCATAAGCAATAGGAATTACGTTGTCGTTCCCATCTTGTGCAACTGCTACCAATAGAGTTCCTTTGTACTTGTCGTACAGCCAAGTCCCATCAACTTGTACCATTGGTTTGCAGAATTTAAACGCAGATATACACGGAACGAAAGCCCAAAATAGTCTATAAAAAATCATTATCCCATTTATCAAACTATTCTCATGATAAGCTGGGATGGTTTCCATTTCTATTTTAGTTCCTGGAGCAAACGTTTTCATAACCAACAATCATTGTGGGagttgattgtaagactctTACAAGTTTCTAATTGGTTGAAACTATATCACAAGGATTGCCTTGCATAGATGATTTAGATCCgttgataaaatttattcaatgGCCAAGATTAAATATTGAATAGAATCATCTAATTGGTTGAAACTATATTACAAGGATTGCCTTGCATAGATGATTTACATCCgttgataaaatttattcaacGGACAAGATTAAGTGGAATGGCGTACCTGATGTGCCGTggcctggggaagcgacctcttgAAGAAGTCGTGGCCTGGGGAAGCAACTTCCTGATGAAGTCGTGGCCTGGGGAAGCGACTTCCTACTGAAGTCGTGGCCTGGGGAAGCGACTTCCTATTGAAGTCTTGACCGCGTGTGAAATCGTTCCCTGAGGAAACGACTCTATAAATACTTCCTCCCTTAGAATTCTACTCACAACATCTTCACTTCCTTCCTCAGATTTTTACTCACAACATCTTCACTTTCTCTGCATCTTTCACTCATACATTCAACTTCTTCACTTTCTTTTATTATGGAACTATCTACAAATCACCGAGCTGAAATCAAATACATTCAAACATTTGTAAGTAtcttataattgttttattttattaattgttttattttatttattctgaatttgttatttgttttattttgttttatttatttaattagtgtcattaattggttattttattttatttattctgaattttttatttattttatttatttaattagtctcattaattggttattttattttatttattctaaattttttatttattttattttatttatttaattagtctcattaattgattattttattttatttattctgaattttttatttattttattttattttattttattttattagtctcattaattgattattttattttatttaatctgaattttttatttattttattttattttattagtctcattaattgattattttattttatttattctgaattttttatttattttattttattttattttattctgattttatttaatttttttatttatttagtctcCCTTAAAGgataaaatcaaatgtcaaggtCATGTAACCAAAAAACCAAATGATTCCATATTACCATATTTACATGCGGCTGGCTTTGGTGAAGTGGTAAAACTCGGAAATTATAAGATAGATGTCGGTCTCATCACTGCTATGGTTGAGAGATGGAGACCTGAAACTCACACATTTCATCTTCCAATAGGTGAGTGCACAATAACTTTGGAAGATGTTTATTacattttaggattaaacgTTTCCGGTTTACCTGTTAGTGGTTCCAATTTTGTGCAAGTAAAACCAATCTGTCAAGATTACTTAGGAGTTATCCCACCCGATGGAGCAACAAAAggtaattctattaaattaaagtggCTTAAGGATACATTTGACGATGTTGGTGAAAATGCATCTGAATTAGAAAAACAAGCATCATGTCGAGCATACATCCTACGTATGATCGGAGGGTTATTGATGCCTGACAAATCCAACAACCGTGTACATCTAAAATATCTTTCACTATTAGGAGATTTAAACAAAGTATCCCAATATAGTTGGGGTTCAGCTGTTTTAGCTACACTTTATAGAGAATTATGCCTTGCAACGAAACCTGGTGTAATATCTATGGGAGGATGCGCATTATTGTTGCAAAACTGGGCATGGTATCGTTTGTCTTGTGTCGCTCCTGAATCTCCCAAACCATGgatatttccacttgcacagaggtaactatattatttttatattttttttNNNNNNNNNNNNNNNNNNNNNNNNNNNNNNNNNNNNNN from Cicer arietinum cultivar CDC Frontier isolate Library 1 chromosome 3, Cicar.CDCFrontier_v2.0, whole genome shotgun sequence encodes:
- the LOC105851771 gene encoding uncharacterized protein, with amino-acid sequence METIPAYHENSLINGIMIFYRLFWAFVPCISAFKFCKPMVQVDGTWLYDKYKGTLLVAVAQDGNDNVIPIAYAIVEGETKEGWSFFLRNLRKFVTPQANICLISDRHESIKSAYNNPNNGWQDPPSKHMFCVRHIAQNFTREFKDNALKKKVISMGYSINEPTYRYYRREIDMLNPDSLKWLDNIPRQDWIQAFDGGSRWGQMTTNLVESINAVLKGPRNLPITALVQSTYFKTGTLFPTTGKQHASILASGQVYTKPCIDFMKFEISKSNSHRVDSFDRSNHTFMVHETVVPREGRPIAACSSIKYNYWSLIPDVYKVESVLKVYDEVFQPIPNQGYWPQYEGVKPFDHLYCSVPPLSCPSLLDPLGNGILSIADLLYIFIFTALLLLSPSSAINSASHTTLHAPMDATTYSTSQVDNATMLCFLEHHEIGD